From the genome of Phaenicophaeus curvirostris isolate KB17595 chromosome 6, BPBGC_Pcur_1.0, whole genome shotgun sequence, one region includes:
- the LSM5 gene encoding U6 snRNA-associated Sm-like protein LSm5, whose product MAATATTNPSQLLPLELVDKCIGSRIHIVMKSDKEIVGTLLGFDDFVNMVLEDVTEFEITPEGRRITKLDQILLNGNNITMLVPGGEGPEV is encoded by the exons ATGGCGGCCACGGCGACCACGAACCCGTCGCAGCTCCTGCCGCTCG AACTTGTGGACAAATGCATAGGTTCACGCATTCATATTGTGATGAAGAGTGATAAAGAAATTGTTGGAACGCTTCTAGGATTTGATGACTTTGTCA ATATGGTGTTAGAAGATGTTACTGAATT TGAGATTACACCTGAGGGCAGAAGAATCACAAAGCTGGACCAGATTTTGCTAAATGGAAATAACATAACGATG CTGgttcctggaggagaaggacctgaagTATAA